The genomic window ACGCGATTCGCAGAAACATAGTAATCGGCGCACAGGGAGGAAACATGGACACTAGAACTGACCAGAATGATGCCGGGTTGCTCATGATATAGGTGATCATTCCAAAACCCAGCCAGATCGGCACAGCAGCCAGAGGAGCATACTGCTGCAGCTCCTGCTCACTCTCGCAGGTCGCGGCCAGTCCCGCAAACAGCGCGCTGTAGAAGGCGTAGCCCAAAATGAAATACAAAATAAAAATCACAACTTCAACAGGAGAGATCTCCAGCCTGAAGTTTCCCGACATCAACATCGCGGCCAAAGCAGTACTCGAAAACAGAAGAACACCAGCAGCCCAGATGGCAAGCTGCGTCATGCCAACAGCTCCAATGCCAATCAGCTTTCCCGCCAGCATGTCGCCCGGCTTTACCGTAGCCAGCATGACTTCAAAGATCCGCGATGTCTTTTCCTGGATGATGGACCGTCCGACATTCATGCCATACATCACGACAGTGAAGGAAAGTAGAAACGCCATGACATAGGCGGCCCAGAAGCTGCTCAGAGCATCTGCTGGGACCTCCCGACCATTCTTCACCTGCTCGGTTTGGATCCGGACGCTGCTGGTGATGGCCTCCACACTGCTGGCGGCAATTCCATGTGCAATCAAGCGATGTTGAATCACCGCACGGTCCAGGGCATGGTTTAACCGGGCATCCATGGTGAAATCACCGGACGACCGGCCGGCATATGTGGCCTCGACCTTGTTCTCGGGACCCGTTTCAATCCAGAGAAATCCATCCAGCTGTTTCTGGTCCACCTCTGAGATAAGCCGCTGCCGGTCCTCCGCGTGAACAGGCGCCAGCACATCCACGCTCATGCGAGCATCCTTGTCCGAGAGCAACTGGTCACGGACACTGTTTGCCAGTTGTGGATCAGCAGCCGCCACAAGAATATGCTTTCCCGCACTGGAGTTCTTGCCGGTGTAGTAGGAGATTGCCAGAATGGCGACAAAAATTACAGGGATCAGTACTGTGGTAAGCCGGAAGGCATTGCCCCGAATCTGCTCCAGATACTCGCGTTTTGCAATCAGCCAGATGTCACGCATCTACTTTTTCTCCTACGGTCTGGATGAAAATTTCTTCCAGCGATGGCTCGGCCAGTTCAAATCGATAAATCTTTGCTTT from Pseudacidobacterium ailaaui includes these protein-coding regions:
- a CDS encoding ABC transporter permease gives rise to the protein MRDIWLIAKREYLEQIRGNAFRLTTVLIPVIFVAILAISYYTGKNSSAGKHILVAAADPQLANSVRDQLLSDKDARMSVDVLAPVHAEDRQRLISEVDQKQLDGFLWIETGPENKVEATYAGRSSGDFTMDARLNHALDRAVIQHRLIAHGIAASSVEAITSSVRIQTEQVKNGREVPADALSSFWAAYVMAFLLSFTVVMYGMNVGRSIIQEKTSRIFEVMLATVKPGDMLAGKLIGIGAVGMTQLAIWAAGVLLFSSTALAAMLMSGNFRLEISPVEVVIFILYFILGYAFYSALFAGLAATCESEQELQQYAPLAAVPIWLGFGMITYIMSNPASFWSVLVSMFPPCAPITMFLRIASQFPPMWQIALSLAILAISVWIVIWFSSRIYRVGILMYGKRATVPEMLRWLRYS